One Rissa tridactyla isolate bRisTri1 chromosome 1, bRisTri1.patW.cur.20221130, whole genome shotgun sequence DNA segment encodes these proteins:
- the ARRDC5 gene encoding arrestin domain-containing protein 5: protein MSTVRAINLVLPEIEVYLAGSSIDGQLVLNLRSTLVHPVVKVELLGRGYLRWLEEENPERDYEKSMACTNQVVYVSKTQNFHIKDGWLDSGVHTFDFHFTFPPNIPSTFTSKIGCISYIVQGTCCSSQVVLAKEERCLLLQGTAGNCRRHMTDTAPLVVEVRKDVVYFCCFRHGFVTLRISLEKNIFCPGDTIVFMTDIANRTCKYVRKVIFALHCIVLYRGFSSRGERRYLEDQSEVTRLESRTDTAPFEAMRVTSALVLPKPMPVTSTLRENKIMAFRYELVGTSDLPCTTSTIVVRVPIIIAATPKQFSVEQNTVTLHENEGDTSKGVSLHRDISDTDPGAIASRFTE from the exons ATGTCGACAGTGAGGGCAATTAACCTGGTGCTTCCTGAGATTGAGGTGTATTTGGCTGGCTCCAGCATAGATGGCCAACTGGTTCTGAACCTCAGGAGTACTCTGGTGCACCCTGTGGTAAAGGTGGAGCTTTTGGGAAGAGGCTACCTGAGGTGGCTTGAGGAGGAAAATCCTGAACGGGACTATGAGAAGAGCATGGCTTGCACCAACCAGGTTGTCTACGTCTCCAAAACACAGAATTTCCACATAAAGG ATGGCTGGCTGGATTCTGGGGTCCACACCTTTGACTTCCACTTCACTTTTCCTCCAAATATTCCCTCCACATTCACCAGCAAAATTGGCTGCATCTCCTACATTGTTCAAGGGACTTGCTGCAGCAGCCAAGTTGTCTTAGCTAAAGAGGAGAGATGTCTACTGCTGCAAGGAACTGCTGGTAACTGCAGAAGGCACATGACAGACACG GCCCCACTGGTGGTGGAAGTTAGGAAGGATGTAgtttatttctgctgcttcagaCATGGCTTTGTGACCCTTCGGATTTCCCTggagaaaaacatattttgccCCGGTGACACCATTGTCTTCATGACAGATATTGCCAACAGGACATGCAAGTATGTTAGAAAGGTCATTTTTGCTTTACACTGCATTGTCCTGTATAGGGGCTTCAGCAGCAGGGGAGAACGACGCTACTTGGAAGACCAAAGTGAGGTGACAAGGTTGGAGTCCCGGACAGACACAGCTCCCTTTGAGGCCATGAGAGTTACCAGTGCGCTGGTACTGCCAAAACCCATGCCTGTCACCAGCACTCtcagggaaaataaaatcatggCTTTCAGGTACGAGCTAGTAGGCACCTCTGACCTTCCTTGTACCACGTCCACCATCGTGGTCAGGGTGCCCATCATCATAGCAGCCACACCGAAACAGTTCTCTGTGGAGCAGAACACCGTGACTCTGCATGAAAATGAAGGTGACACCTCAAAGGGAGTGAGCCTTCACAGAGACATTTCTGACACTGACCCAGGAGCAATTGCCAGCAGATTCACGGAATAA